A DNA window from Rhineura floridana isolate rRhiFlo1 chromosome 11, rRhiFlo1.hap2, whole genome shotgun sequence contains the following coding sequences:
- the LOC133366074 gene encoding serine/threonine-protein kinase NLK2-like, translating into MAFQDPNHPLQAQLCSNVFGALTGLIQPPLAAGLGGGQKYYCNNGVQIASPQQQAPPSNAVMVEPEPDRPIGYGAFGVVWSVTDPRDGSRVALKKMPNVFQNLVSCKRVFRELRMLCYFKHDNVLSALDILQPPQIDCFEEIYVITELMQSDLHKVIVSPQPLSADHIKVFLYQILRGLKYLHSAGVLHRDIKPGNLLVNSNCVLKICDFGLARVEEPDESQHMTQEVVTQYYRAPEILMGTRHYGRPIDIWSVGCIFAELLGRRILFQAQSPIQQLDLITDLLGTPPVTALHSACEGARAHILRGNHKPPSLSVLYMLSGEATHEAVHLLCRMLVFDPAKRISAKDALSHPYLDEGRLRYHTCMCSCCFSVSSGRVYTSDFEPRAEPRFDGSYEKNLTSVWQVKELVHRFILDQQRGKRVPLCINPQSAAFKTFIRSTAWHSSKVSKKEER; encoded by the exons ATGGCTTTTCAGGACCCGAATCACCCTCTGCAAGCCCAACTTTGTAGCAATGTCTTTGGGGCACTGACTGGGTTAATACAACCCCCTTTAGCAGCTGGGCTAGGTGGGGGGCAGAAGTATTATTGCAATAATGGGGTACAGATAGCCTCCCCGCAGCAGCAGGCGCCACCCAGCAATGCGGTGATGGTGGAACCGGAGCCAGATCGGCCTATCGGTTATGGAGCTTTTGGCGTGGTATG GTCAGTGACAGATCCCCGAGATGGGTCACGAGTTGCACTCAAAAAGATGCCCAACGTTTTTCAGAACTTAGTTTCTTGCAAACGGGTCTTCAGGGAGCTGAGAATGCTCTGTTACTTCAAGCACGACAAT GTCCTGTCAGCATTGGACATTCTCCAGCCTCCACAAATCGACTGTTTTGAGGAGAT TTACGTCATCACTGAGTTGATGCAAAGTGACCTTCACAAAGTCATAGTGTCTCCACAACCACTCAGCGCTGATCACATCAAGGTCTTTCTGTATCAGATCCTCAGGG GGCTGAAATATTTGCACTCTGCTGGTGTTCTTCATCGGGACATCAAACCTGGGAACTTGTTGGTCAACAGCAACTGTGTCCTCAAG ATTTGCGATTTTGGTTTGGCCCGGGTAGAGGAGCCAGATGAGTCCCAGCACATGACTCAAGAAGTGGTGACTCAATATTACCGGGCCCCCGAGATCTTGATGGGTACTAGGCACTATGGACGCCCAATTGATATTTGGTCTGTGGGCTGCATCTTTGCTGAACTTTTGGGCAGGCGGATCCTCTTCCAGGCCCAGAGTCCTATCCAGCAG CTGGATCTGATTACGGATCTCCTGGGGACTCCACCTGTTACCGCCCTCCATTCAGCCTGTGAGGGGGCCCGTGCCCACATCCTGCGTGGCAATCACAAGCCA CCATCACTGTCTGTGCTTTACATGCTCTCTGGAGAAGCCACCCATGAAGCCGTCCATTTGCTCTGCCGAATGTTGGTCTTTGACCCG GCCAAAAGGATCTCTGCCAAGGACGCGCTCTCTCACCCCTACTTGGACGAGGGCCGTCTGCGCTACCACACCTGCATGTGCAGTTGCTGCTTTTCCGTTTCCTCCGGCCGCGTCTACACCAGTGACTTTGAGCCCCGGGCAGAGCCTAGATTCGATGGGTCATATGAGAAGaacctcacctctgtctggcaggTCAAAG AACTGGTGCACAGGTTTATCTTGGACCAGCAGCGGGGGAAACGAGTCCCACTCTGTATCAATCCCCAGTCAGCTGCCTTCAAAACCTTCATCCG CTCTACAGCATGGCATTCCTCCAAAGTGTCCAAAAAGGAGGAGAGATGA